The proteins below come from a single Candidatus Flexicrinis affinis genomic window:
- a CDS encoding zinc-binding dehydrogenase — protein MREFILTAPHTLEFRDVTPAPLQPDEVRIRTILSGIKHGTELTMYEGKTPFLHKRFDADLRLFVDDDNPSFYPTFLGSWAVGDVTEVGAVIHNFAVGDRVFGPMPHRPENVTKTTRLYPLGELDPAAAVFTDPGIFALTAVQDAQIKVGDHVAVFGMGALGLLAVQLARLSGAETVIAVDLLPDRLELAREFGADYALSPKDGDVALEIKRLTGNKGVDAAIEISGAVAALQSAIRAVHVCGLIVAASYYKGLQPIELGAEWHHNRPTLISSMPVWGMPHRCAPMWSLARVEQTVIRLLRTGKLATAPMVSTIFAYEDAVDAYRTISANPEQYIKTVFEYT, from the coding sequence ATGCGCGAGTTCATCCTCACCGCCCCGCACACCCTCGAATTCCGCGACGTCACACCGGCCCCGCTTCAGCCTGACGAGGTGCGAATCCGCACGATCCTGAGCGGGATAAAGCACGGCACCGAGCTGACGATGTACGAGGGCAAGACGCCGTTCCTGCACAAGCGTTTCGACGCAGACCTGCGCCTGTTCGTCGACGACGACAACCCGTCGTTCTACCCGACCTTCCTCGGGTCGTGGGCGGTCGGCGACGTGACTGAGGTCGGCGCGGTCATCCACAACTTCGCCGTCGGTGACCGCGTGTTCGGCCCGATGCCGCACCGGCCTGAAAACGTGACCAAGACGACTCGCCTGTACCCGCTCGGAGAACTCGACCCCGCCGCCGCCGTGTTCACCGACCCCGGCATCTTCGCGCTGACCGCGGTGCAGGACGCGCAGATCAAGGTTGGCGATCACGTCGCCGTGTTCGGCATGGGCGCGCTCGGCCTGCTCGCCGTGCAGCTCGCGCGGCTGAGCGGCGCAGAGACGGTCATCGCCGTCGATCTGCTGCCGGATCGCCTCGAACTGGCTCGCGAATTCGGCGCGGACTACGCGCTCAGCCCCAAGGACGGCGACGTCGCGCTGGAGATCAAGCGCCTGACAGGGAACAAAGGCGTCGACGCGGCAATCGAGATTTCGGGCGCGGTGGCGGCGCTGCAAAGCGCGATCCGCGCGGTGCACGTGTGCGGGCTGATCGTGGCGGCCAGCTACTACAAGGGCCTACAGCCGATCGAACTGGGCGCGGAGTGGCATCACAACCGGCCCACGCTGATCTCGAGCATGCCGGTGTGGGGGATGCCGCACCGCTGCGCCCCGATGTGGAGCCTCGCGCGTGTCGAGCAGACCGTCATTCGCCTGTTGCGCACCGGAAAGCTCGCCACTGCACCGATGGTCTCCACCATCTTCGCTTATGAGGACGCCGTCGACGCGTACCGGACGATTTCCGCCAATCCGGAGCAGTACATCAAGACGGTATTCGAGTACACCTAG
- a CDS encoding IS110 family transposase, whose protein sequence is MASYLGIDVSKDQLDAVLLREDGQRESGRFDNTRKGFNQLRHFLKKRGKGIVHVGLEATGHYGDEVALFLHEAGYLVSVINPAQIKSYADSQLRRTKTDASDAAVIADFCRTQQPTPGNRPRRKCELQALMRHRGALLQMRQQENNRLASGLHSATVRHSIQEHGRSLPNNSTTSTAAFASIWTSIPICVANATCSPDPGHWRWTAAQLLAELPSWAASASPRQIAAYAGLAPRQHISGSSVRRPSRLSKRGSTRLRRALYMPAISAKRYLPPCMPSPSDYWTQASPPWP, encoded by the coding sequence ATGGCCAGTTACCTGGGGATCGACGTGTCGAAGGATCAATTGGATGCGGTGCTGCTGCGGGAAGATGGCCAACGCGAGAGCGGCCGTTTCGACAACACGCGCAAGGGGTTTAACCAGCTGCGCCACTTTCTGAAGAAGCGGGGCAAAGGTATTGTCCACGTTGGACTGGAAGCGACCGGACATTACGGCGACGAGGTGGCGTTGTTTCTGCACGAAGCTGGCTACCTCGTCAGCGTCATCAATCCGGCGCAGATCAAGAGCTATGCCGACAGCCAGCTGCGGCGCACCAAGACGGATGCCAGCGACGCCGCGGTCATCGCCGACTTCTGCCGCACCCAGCAGCCCACACCTGGCAACCGCCCGCGCCGGAAGTGCGAGCTACAAGCGCTGATGCGACACCGCGGTGCCTTATTGCAGATGCGTCAGCAGGAGAACAACCGGCTGGCCTCGGGTCTACACTCGGCCACGGTTCGCCACTCCATTCAAGAGCACGGGCGTTCATTACCCAACAACTCGACGACCTCGACCGCCGCATTCGCCAGCATCTGGACCAGTATCCCGATCTGCGTCGCCAACGCGACCTGCTCACCTGATCCCGGGCATTGGCGATGGACTGCGGCACAGTTGCTGGCCGAACTGCCGTCCTGGGCGGCCAGTGCCTCCCCACGCCAGATTGCCGCTTACGCCGGACTGGCGCCGCGTCAACATATCTCGGGCAGTTCGGTGCGTCGGCCTTCCCGGTTGTCCAAGCGCGGGTCGACCCGTCTACGCCGGGCTCTCTACATGCCGGCCATCTCCGCTAAGCGCTACTTGCCGCCCTGCATGCCTTCGCCCAGCGATTACTGGACGCAGGCAAGCCCACCATGGCCGTGA
- the lepB gene encoding signal peptidase I, translating into MTTTTPDIMTDQTLTPRTANVPRVQVLRPRLHRPGMLREILNNLFFIFSALIIAEMAFPRSTIDGPSMQPTLFAGQHLLISRMDYLLGEPKPGDIVVFDAPGEPVEMLIKRVIGVPGDTIEIKVFPAERDANGTVTATGYAEVYRNGELLDEPYFVNRPCTNCSNKVVELGPNEYFMMGDNRNQSNDSRRFGPVTRDRIVGRAIWRYLPPQDFGPLS; encoded by the coding sequence ATGACGACCACAACCCCTGACATCATGACAGATCAGACTCTCACGCCGCGCACGGCAAACGTGCCGCGGGTACAGGTTTTGCGCCCGCGCCTGCATCGGCCCGGCATGCTGCGCGAAATTCTCAACAACCTGTTCTTTATCTTCTCCGCGCTGATAATTGCGGAGATGGCGTTTCCGCGGTCGACCATCGACGGGCCCAGCATGCAGCCGACGCTGTTTGCCGGTCAGCACTTGCTAATCAGCCGAATGGACTACCTGTTGGGCGAGCCTAAGCCGGGCGATATTGTCGTATTCGACGCCCCGGGCGAGCCGGTTGAAATGTTGATCAAACGTGTCATCGGCGTGCCGGGCGATACCATCGAAATCAAGGTGTTTCCTGCCGAACGTGACGCGAACGGCACCGTGACCGCGACCGGTTACGCCGAGGTCTATCGTAACGGCGAACTGCTCGATGAACCGTACTTCGTCAACCGGCCATGCACCAACTGCTCCAACAAGGTGGTGGAGCTTGGCCCGAACGAGTACTTCATGATGGGCGACAACCGCAACCAGTCCAACGATTCGCGGCGGTTCGGCCCGGTCACGCGCGACCGTATCGTCGGCAGGGCGATCTGGCGCTACCTGCCGCCTCAGGACTTCGGGCCGCTGTCGTAA
- the lepB gene encoding signal peptidase I, which translates to MTITTPDSWSDQTPTPRTANIPRVQIPRPRLRRPGILREILNNLFFIVCALIIAEMAFPRSTIDGPSMQPTLFTGQHLLISRIDYLLGEPKPGDIAVFDAPGEPVEMLIKRVIGVPGDTIEIKVFPAERDANGAVITAGYAEVYRNGELLDEPYFVNRPCTNCPSRAWDLGPNEYFLMGDNRNESKDSRQFGPVTRDRIVGRAIWRYLPPQDFGPP; encoded by the coding sequence ATGACAATCACAACCCCCGATAGCTGGTCAGATCAGACCCCCACGCCGCGGACGGCCAACATACCGCGGGTACAGATTCCGCGGCCGCGCCTGCGCCGGCCCGGTATCCTGCGCGAAATCCTGAATAATCTGTTCTTCATCGTCTGTGCGCTGATCATTGCGGAGATGGCGTTTCCGCGTTCGACTATTGACGGGCCGAGCATGCAGCCGACGTTGTTTACCGGTCAACACCTGCTGATCAGCCGCATAGACTATCTGCTGGGCGAGCCGAAGCCCGGCGACATCGCCGTATTCGATGCCCCGGGCGAGCCGGTCGAGATGCTGATCAAGCGCGTGATCGGCGTGCCGGGCGATACCATCGAAATCAAGGTGTTTCCCGCCGAGCGCGACGCCAACGGCGCCGTGATCACGGCCGGTTACGCGGAGGTTTACCGCAACGGCGAGCTTCTTGACGAGCCGTACTTCGTCAACCGGCCGTGCACCAACTGCCCAAGCAGGGCTTGGGATTTGGGTCCGAACGAGTACTTCTTGATGGGCGATAACCGCAACGAGTCCAAGGACTCGCGGCAGTTCGGGCCGGTCACGCGCGACCGCATCGTCGGCAGGGCGATCTGGCGCTATCTGCCGCCGCAGGACTTCGGGCCGCCGTAA
- a CDS encoding nucleotidyltransferase domain-containing protein, which yields MSNHTRDPITLRDIRARRGDILALTEKYGVTHVRVFGSIARGESEEGSDVDFIVTFPPGTSIFDQVGLWLDLKELLGCDIDLIADHPSGGDVTREARRTAIPI from the coding sequence ATGTCCAATCACACCCGCGACCCCATCACACTCCGCGACATCCGAGCGCGACGCGGCGACATCCTCGCGCTTACTGAAAAGTACGGCGTGACCCATGTCCGCGTGTTCGGGAGCATCGCACGGGGTGAAAGTGAAGAGGGCAGCGACGTCGATTTCATCGTGACGTTTCCGCCCGGCACCTCAATCTTCGATCAAGTCGGTCTATGGCTAGATCTGAAGGAACTGCTGGGGTGCGATATCGATTTGATTGCCGATCACCCCAGCGGCGGTGATGTCACACGCGAAGCGCGTCGTACAGCCATTCCGATATGA
- a CDS encoding HNH endonuclease: MTRIPVALRREIVDRAGGCCEYCRLPVSELMFALEIDHIIPEKHGGPTTADNLSLACLRCNRRKGSDIVSFDWETGQKVDLYNPRTMRWDDHFVYQEDGLLASLTAIGAMTIKFLLLNTIERADERRSLAKYDLFPCYPPR, encoded by the coding sequence ATGACGCGAATTCCAGTCGCCCTTCGCCGAGAGATCGTCGACCGCGCTGGAGGTTGCTGCGAGTATTGCCGCTTGCCTGTCTCTGAGTTGATGTTTGCACTTGAGATCGACCACATAATCCCTGAGAAACACGGCGGTCCAACTACAGCAGACAATCTGTCGTTGGCATGCTTGCGCTGCAATCGGCGAAAGGGTAGCGACATCGTATCCTTCGACTGGGAGACAGGCCAGAAAGTTGATCTCTACAACCCGCGGACAATGCGATGGGACGATCACTTCGTCTATCAGGAGGATGGACTCCTCGCCTCTCTGACAGCGATTGGCGCCATGACCATCAAGTTTCTGCTGCTCAACACGATCGAACGTGCAGACGAACGCCGTTCGCTTGCCAAGTACGATCTATTTCCGTGCTATCCGCCCAGATGA
- the mce gene encoding methylmalonyl-CoA epimerase, with product MSGFQINHIAIVVSDMPSALGFWRDALGLSVERLEQNEIEKVDIAFLPIGESEIELISPTSSETGVGRYLAKTGGGLHHICLEVPDINAALESLAAARVELINATPRTRDDGTRYAFVHPSSTGGVLLELYELPVTGATASVQ from the coding sequence ATGTCCGGGTTCCAAATCAATCATATTGCCATCGTCGTGTCGGACATGCCGAGCGCGCTGGGATTCTGGCGCGACGCGCTTGGACTTTCGGTCGAGCGGCTGGAGCAGAACGAGATCGAGAAGGTGGATATCGCATTCCTTCCGATTGGCGAATCGGAGATCGAGCTGATTTCACCGACCAGCAGCGAGACCGGCGTCGGGCGCTATCTGGCCAAAACCGGCGGCGGCCTGCATCATATCTGCCTCGAAGTGCCGGACATCAACGCTGCGCTCGAATCGCTTGCCGCCGCACGAGTCGAGCTGATCAACGCGACCCCGCGCACCCGCGACGATGGCACGCGCTATGCCTTTGTCCACCCGAGCAGCACGGGCGGGGTTTTGCTCGAGTTGTACGAACTTCCCGTGACGGGGGCTACGGCGTCGGTGCAATGA
- a CDS encoding acetyl-CoA C-acyltransferase, whose amino-acid sequence MTREAVIVAGTRTAVGKAVRGSTKTARSDEMMATVIQELMRQTDGKLDPLEIDDVIVGCAMPEGAQGLNFARVIALRAGLPVETAAQTVNRFCSSGLQTIAMAAERIISNGADIIIAGGAETMSLVPMSGHHISPNPYMAEHDPNVYMSMGHTAERVASEHNVSREDMDAFALASHQKAAAAYDSGKFAGEIVPFSWEETVIGENGLPTTFTQTITVDEHLRRETTLEALAKLKPVFKPTGSVTAGNSSPLSDGAAGVIVMEAETAARLGMTPIARFVGFNVMGVRPEVMGIGPVAAVPKLLKRTGMSLDQIDLIELNEAFASQALAVIRTLDMDADKVNVNGGAIALGHPLGCTGAKLTVTLMNEMKRRSSKYGMVTMCIGGGMGAAGIFENLN is encoded by the coding sequence ATGACCCGTGAAGCCGTAATCGTAGCCGGAACCCGCACCGCCGTCGGAAAGGCCGTGCGCGGTTCGACCAAGACCGCCCGCAGCGACGAGATGATGGCGACCGTCATCCAAGAGCTGATGCGCCAGACCGACGGCAAGCTCGACCCGCTGGAGATCGACGACGTGATCGTCGGCTGTGCGATGCCCGAAGGCGCACAGGGCCTGAACTTCGCCCGCGTGATCGCGCTGCGAGCCGGCCTGCCGGTCGAGACCGCCGCGCAGACGGTCAACCGCTTCTGCTCGTCCGGCCTGCAGACGATCGCGATGGCGGCGGAGCGGATTATCTCCAACGGCGCGGACATCATCATCGCGGGCGGCGCGGAGACGATGTCGCTGGTGCCGATGTCCGGCCACCACATCAGCCCGAACCCGTACATGGCCGAGCACGACCCGAACGTGTACATGAGCATGGGCCACACCGCCGAACGTGTCGCGTCCGAGCACAACGTCAGCCGCGAGGATATGGACGCCTTCGCGCTGGCGAGCCATCAGAAGGCGGCCGCCGCATACGACAGCGGCAAATTCGCTGGCGAGATCGTCCCCTTCTCGTGGGAGGAGACGGTCATCGGCGAAAACGGCCTGCCGACCACCTTCACCCAGACCATCACCGTGGACGAGCACCTGCGCCGCGAGACGACGCTGGAGGCTCTCGCCAAGCTCAAGCCGGTGTTCAAGCCGACCGGCAGCGTGACCGCCGGCAACTCCTCGCCGTTGAGCGATGGCGCGGCGGGGGTGATCGTGATGGAGGCCGAGACCGCGGCGCGGTTGGGCATGACGCCGATCGCGCGCTTCGTCGGCTTCAACGTGATGGGCGTACGGCCGGAAGTGATGGGCATCGGGCCGGTCGCGGCCGTGCCAAAGCTGCTCAAGCGCACCGGCATGTCGCTCGATCAGATCGACCTGATCGAACTCAACGAGGCATTCGCGTCGCAGGCGCTGGCCGTGATCCGCACGCTGGACATGGACGCCGATAAGGTCAACGTCAACGGCGGCGCAATCGCGCTCGGGCATCCGTTGGGCTGCACCGGCGCCAAGCTGACCGTGACGCTGATGAACGAGATGAAGCGCCGCAGCAGCAAGTACGGGATGGTCACGATGTGCATCGGCGGGGGCATGGGCGCCGCCGGCATCTTCGAGAACCTGAACTAG
- a CDS encoding DUF86 domain-containing protein: protein MIEVLGRIERYTVEGRDRFLSDEKTQDAVIRNYEIIGEVAKRLSSAVRDSAPEIDWKQLIGFRDFLAHNYDEIIIDFVWEAVADLPDLRERIEKLIQSLTDDHS, encoded by the coding sequence ATGATCGAGGTTCTCGGGCGAATCGAGCGCTACACCGTCGAGGGCCGTGACCGGTTCCTGTCCGATGAAAAGACTCAGGACGCGGTCATTCGCAACTACGAAATCATTGGCGAGGTCGCCAAGCGATTGTCGTCAGCTGTGCGAGATTCGGCACCTGAAATCGACTGGAAACAGCTCATCGGCTTCAGGGATTTTCTCGCGCACAACTACGACGAGATCATTATTGATTTTGTGTGGGAGGCCGTTGCCGATTTGCCGGATCTTCGTGAGCGAATCGAGAAGTTGATTCAATCCCTGACGGATGACCATTCATGA
- a CDS encoding SDR family oxidoreductase yields the protein MRYAVTGGAGFIGSHIADRLLQDGHEVVVIDNLLTGSAATVDWLRTRANGRLTFEQVSITEPSLPDVVRGVDTIFHQAALPSVPRSVADPLETHHHCVTGTLNVLDSARRAGVRRVVYAASSSAYGDQPGDSKSEDMTPQPISPYGVAKLAGEYYCQSFTRVYGLETVCLRYFNVFGPRQDPNSQYAAVIPRFITALLNGQPPTIYGDGTQSRDFTFIDNVVHGNLLASTSRDAVGEVMNLATGGRVSLLELADQLNAIIGTSIAPVFEPAREGDIKHSRAAIDKARELLDFAPVVDFEAGLARTVDWYRAQAALQ from the coding sequence ATGCGCTACGCCGTAACCGGGGGCGCGGGATTCATTGGCTCGCACATCGCCGACCGCCTGCTGCAAGACGGCCATGAGGTCGTCGTCATCGACAATCTGCTGACCGGCAGCGCGGCGACGGTCGACTGGCTGAGGACGCGCGCCAATGGCCGCCTGACATTCGAGCAGGTCAGCATCACCGAGCCGTCGCTTCCCGACGTCGTGCGCGGCGTCGACACGATCTTCCATCAGGCCGCCCTGCCCAGCGTCCCGCGCAGCGTGGCCGACCCGCTCGAGACGCATCACCACTGCGTGACCGGCACGCTCAACGTACTGGATAGCGCACGCCGCGCCGGTGTCCGGCGGGTGGTGTACGCGGCGTCGTCGTCGGCCTACGGCGACCAGCCCGGCGACTCGAAGTCCGAGGACATGACACCCCAGCCGATCTCGCCCTACGGCGTGGCCAAGTTGGCCGGCGAATACTACTGCCAGTCGTTCACGCGCGTGTACGGCCTCGAAACGGTATGCCTGCGCTACTTCAACGTGTTCGGCCCGCGCCAGGACCCCAACAGCCAGTATGCCGCGGTCATCCCGCGCTTCATTACCGCGCTGCTGAACGGACAGCCGCCGACCATTTACGGCGACGGCACGCAAAGCCGCGACTTTACATTCATCGACAACGTCGTTCACGGCAACCTGCTGGCGTCCACGTCGCGCGATGCCGTCGGCGAAGTGATGAATCTCGCAACCGGCGGGCGCGTCAGCCTGCTGGAACTGGCCGACCAGCTCAACGCCATCATCGGCACGTCGATTGCGCCGGTCTTCGAGCCGGCACGCGAAGGCGACATCAAGCACAGCCGCGCGGCGATTGACAAGGCACGCGAACTGCTCGACTTTGCACCGGTCGTCGACTTCGAGGCCGGCCTCGCCCGCACGGTTGACTGGTACCGCGCGCAGGCCGCCCTGCAATGA
- a CDS encoding undecaprenyl/decaprenyl-phosphate alpha-N-acetylglucosaminyl 1-phosphate transferase, whose product MDNLQFFPILVVGFVVSLGLTPVARQLAMRLGVVAVPNNRTIHADHKPLMGGLAIYAGFALALVLFSPPAYLTQFGSVLAGAAFIALVGLLDDRYNLGIRTRFIAAAIAGAVVVLSGIRFGFTGIELIDGALTVFWIMALTNALNFQDNMDGLAAGCSAIAAAFFLLIALSQGLVLVALLSAAVLGSAVGFLIYNFAPSSTFMGDMGALMLGFVLSIIAVKLDMVQGPVAPQWLVPVLVLWLPAFDINLVIFTRLSEGRSPGQAGRDHTSHRLMSLGLSSRRVLLILYGLCVLFGAGALALSWAPSWPVALVLIALIVLLYVVAAQIRARYQLESGKRPAKRATT is encoded by the coding sequence ATGGATAACTTGCAGTTCTTCCCCATCCTCGTGGTGGGCTTCGTCGTGTCGCTCGGGCTGACCCCGGTCGCACGCCAGCTTGCCATGCGACTGGGAGTCGTTGCCGTCCCAAACAACCGCACGATCCACGCCGATCACAAGCCGCTGATGGGCGGCCTTGCGATCTACGCCGGGTTCGCGCTGGCGCTCGTGCTGTTCAGCCCGCCGGCCTACCTGACCCAGTTCGGATCGGTGCTGGCTGGCGCGGCGTTCATCGCGCTGGTGGGCCTGCTCGACGACCGCTACAACCTCGGCATCCGCACACGGTTCATCGCCGCGGCGATCGCCGGCGCGGTGGTCGTGCTGTCCGGTATCCGGTTCGGGTTCACCGGCATCGAGCTGATCGACGGGGCACTTACGGTGTTCTGGATCATGGCGCTGACCAACGCGCTCAACTTTCAAGACAACATGGACGGGCTGGCGGCGGGCTGCAGCGCCATCGCCGCGGCGTTCTTCCTGCTGATCGCGCTCAGTCAGGGGCTGGTGCTGGTGGCGCTGTTGTCTGCGGCGGTGTTGGGCAGCGCGGTCGGGTTTCTGATCTACAATTTCGCGCCGTCGAGTACGTTCATGGGCGACATGGGCGCGCTGATGCTCGGCTTCGTGCTGTCGATCATCGCGGTCAAGCTCGACATGGTGCAGGGGCCGGTCGCGCCGCAGTGGCTCGTTCCGGTGCTGGTGCTGTGGCTCCCGGCGTTCGACATCAACCTCGTGATCTTCACCCGCCTGAGCGAAGGGCGGTCGCCCGGACAGGCCGGCCGTGATCATACGTCGCACCGGCTGATGAGCCTCGGCCTCAGTTCGCGCCGCGTGCTGCTGATTCTGTACGGGCTGTGCGTGCTGTTCGGGGCGGGGGCGCTGGCGCTCAGTTGGGCGCCGTCATGGCCGGTGGCGCTGGTGCTGATCGCGCTGATAGTCCTGCTGTACGTTGTCGCCGCACAAATTCGCGCGCGCTATCAGCTCGAATCCGGCAAACGTCCAGCCAAGCGCGCCACAACCTGA
- a CDS encoding SH3 domain-containing protein, whose product MGYRRGRPGLGGGGLPPWLVFLLAIAVVFGAYYVWTGVQDFMRAGGLGIVEATQRAELIVSATVARAATITEAAPVITLRPSPTPLPPCQDFAVIPRVAIVRERPSTASAIVAQIPLGTIVCVLSREPEPNDDWYLLDVEPRTRRLDAGYMRFDLIEPVNPTPTPSNTVPPPPTVTPLPASPSPRPSITPTPTTAREGIIAPTP is encoded by the coding sequence GTGGGGTATCGTCGGGGTCGGCCCGGGCTAGGTGGTGGTGGACTTCCGCCGTGGCTTGTGTTCCTATTGGCGATCGCGGTCGTGTTTGGGGCGTATTACGTGTGGACAGGCGTGCAGGACTTCATGCGCGCCGGCGGCCTCGGCATCGTCGAGGCAACTCAACGTGCCGAGCTGATCGTGAGCGCGACGGTGGCGCGCGCCGCCACCATCACCGAAGCCGCGCCCGTGATCACGCTCCGCCCATCGCCGACACCCCTGCCGCCCTGTCAGGACTTCGCGGTGATCCCGCGCGTCGCCATCGTCCGTGAACGCCCGTCGACCGCCAGCGCGATTGTCGCGCAGATTCCGCTTGGCACGATTGTGTGCGTGTTGAGCCGCGAGCCCGAGCCGAACGACGATTGGTACCTGCTCGACGTCGAGCCGCGCACGCGCCGCCTCGACGCGGGCTACATGCGCTTCGATTTGATCGAACCGGTCAACCCGACGCCGACGCCAAGCAACACGGTGCCCCCGCCACCAACCGTCACGCCGCTGCCCGCCAGTCCGTCGCCCCGGCCATCGATCACCCCGACGCCGACCACTGCCCGCGAAGGCATCATTGCACCGACGCCGTAG